TAGCGACATGAAGAACCTTTGGAATGACGGCGACGCGGAAAGACTGGTTGCCGACTATGCGAAAAAGGGCGTTGCCCGCGACCTCGCGCTGCGCGTCTACACGACCCGGCTGCTCGGCGGCGAGCCGCGGCTGGTGCTGCATGGCGGCGGCAACACCTCCTGCAAGACCAAGGCCACCGATCTCGTCGGCGACGAATGGGATGTGCTGTGCGTCAAGGGCAGCGGCTGGGACATGGGTGTGATCGAGCCGCAAGGCCTGCCGGCGGTCAAGCTCGGCGCGCTGCTGAAGGCGCGTGCGCTGGCCAGCCTCGCCGACGAGGACATGGTGGCGCTGCAGCGGGCGAACCTCATCGACCCCGCCTCCCCCAATCCATCGGTCGAGACGCTGCTGCACGCCTTCCTGCCGCATAAATTCGTCGACCACACGCATTCGACCGCGATCCTCGCCATCGTCGACCAGGCGGACAGCAAGCCGCTGATCAAGACCGTGTTCGGCGACAAGATGGGGTACGTGCCCTACATCAAGCCGGGCTTCGACCTCGCCAAGGTGGCCGCCGATGTCTACGACGCCGACCCCAGCGTCGAAGGCCTGATCCTCGACAAGCATGGCATCTTCACCTTCGGCGACGCTGCGAAGCAGGCCTATGACCGCATGATCCATTATGTGAACGTGGCCGAAGACTATGTGGCGAAGAACGGCAAGCCGAAGGCAGCGAAAGCCGCACTGCCGGCCAAGCTCGCAACGCCGGCAGCGATCGCGCCGATGCTGCGTGGCGCGGTGGCGGTGGCGCGTGGCGAAGGCCGCTTCGACCGCATGATCAGCGACTTCCGCACCTCGGATGCCATTGTCGATTTCATCAATTCGGCCGGCATTGCAGACTATGCCGGACGCGGCGTGTCGACGCCCGACCTGTCGATCCGCATCAAGACCGGACCGATGGCGGTTCCGGCGCCAGACGCCGACAAGATTGGCGACTACAAGGCCGTCATCAAGAGCCATGTCGACGCCTTCGCCAACGACTATCGCGCCTATTTCGAAACCAACGATGCGCTGGACGACGTCCAGCGCACCATGCTCGACCCGATGCCGCGGCTGACGCTGGTGCCGGGCCTCGGCATGTTCGGCCATGGCCGCACGCTGAAGGATGCGAAGATCGCATCTGATGTCGGCGAGATGTGGATCGAGGCGGTGCGCGGCGCCGAGGCCGTCGGCAGCTTCCATCCTCTATCGAAGGCCGACCTCTTCCCGCTGGAGTACTGGTCGCTTGAGCAGGCCAAGCTCGCCTCCAACAAGCCGAAGCCGCTGACCGGCCAGGTGGTGCTGATCACTGGCGGCGCCGGCGCGATCGGTGCTGCGACGGCAAAACTGTTCGCCGCCAATGGCGCGCATGCCGTCGTCGTCGATCTCGATGCGGCCAGGGCGGCCGAGGCGGCAAAGGCAGCCGGCAACAATTCGATCGGCGTCGGCGCCGACATCACCAACCCGGCCGAGCTGCGCGCCGCCTTCGACAAAGCTGTCGCTGTCTATGGCGGCGTCGACATTCTGGTCTCCAACGCCGGTGCCGCCTGGGAAGGCCGCATCGGCGAGCTCGACGATGCCCTGCTGCGCAAGAGTTTCGAGCTCAACTTCTTCGCCCACCAGTCGGCGGCGCAGAACGCGGTGCGCATCATGCTGGAACAGGGCACCGGCGGTGTGTTGTTGTTCAACACCTCCAAGCAGGCGGTCAACCCGGGTCCGAAATTCGGCGCCTATGGTGTGCCGAAGGCGGCGACGCTATTCCTGTCCCGGCAATATGCGCTCGACTACGGCGCGCACGGCATCCGCTCCAATGCGGTCAACGCCGACCGCATCCGCTCCGGCCTGTTGACCGACGCCATGATCGCCAGCCGTTCCGGCGCGCGCGGCGTGTCGGAGAAGGAATACATGTCGGGCAATCTGCTCGGACAGGAGGTGACGGCAGAAGACGTGGCGCAGGCCTTCCTGCACCAAGCATTGGCCGAACGCACCACCGCCGATGTGACGACGGTCGACGGTGGCAACATCGCCGCAGCGCTGCGCTAGACATAGACCTGGAGCGGTTCATCGTTCACCAAAACGACGAACCGCTCTCCCACCTGAAGGACTCCAGGCGGAGAACTGCTTTTGCAGGTCGTGCTGAAAAACTGCTCGAACTGGTCAAAATCCACTCCAATCCTTGGCCTATTGCTCGACCACTTTAGGGCGCGCCTTGTGTTTCGCATGCGAGCTCCGACCCTGATCCTTGGTGGAGTTGTCGATGGCTGCGAAGAGACTTCGTGTCGGCGTGCTGTTCGGCGGGCGCTCCGCCGAGCATGAGGTTTCGCTGCTTTCGGCAACCATGTCATGCGTACTCTGGATCGGCGAAATACGACTCCGTTCCCACCTTCGTCACCCGCGAAGGCCAATGGCTGCTAAGCGATTTCAAGGACGGCGCGCTGGCGACACCGTCTGATGGGACGCAGCTTTGCCTGCCGCCGGGCGGGCATGGCGGATGCTGGCGATCCCGCCAAGGGCGCCGCATGACCTGCCTGCCATCGAATATGGTGTTCCGGTGCTGCACGCCTGCATGGCGAGGACGGCGCGGTGGCTGGTGCGCGTCGGGCGGTCATGATGCAGGGGCAGATTCCTAACAGATATTGTTAGATCTTGTTGGCTGCATTATAATGTGGGTATGAAAAACGAACCTATGCGCACCCTCACCATATCCCTTACCGCGCAGCAGATAGCTCGCCTGCAAAGCGCTATCGAAGGTGGCGGTTATGCTTCCAACAGCGAGATTGTCCGCGACGCCCTGCGCTTATGGGAGCAGCGCGAGGAATTGCGCACGCTCGAACTCCAGCACTTGAAGCGGGCCTATGCCGACGGGATGGGCAGCGGCAAGCCAGTGGCTGTCGACCACACCGAGTTCATTCGCAGCCTGAAGGCAGAACGCCGCGCCCGTGGCTAGCCATCGGCTCACACCGCGCGCTTCGCAGGATTTGCGAGACATCTGGCACACCATCGCCGCCGACAATGAAAAGGCAGCAGACAGACTGTTGATGCGCATTTTCGAAAGACTGGAGCTGGCGGCGCAGCACCCCAAGATGGGCAGCGCACGGCCCGAGTTAAGCGCAACGGCCCGCGTGCTCGTCGAAGACCGCTATATCATCATCTACGAGCCGCAGCCCGATGGTGTTATCGCTGTGGCGATTGTCCCCGGGATGCGCGATCCAGACCATTGGTTGTAGGCCGGCAGGCTTACCATCAATATGAAAAGAGCGGCCCATAGCCGCCCTTCGCATCTATCAGACGACCGATCCTACTTCGCGTTCGGGTTCGGCATCCAGGCCGGCATGGCGACATCGGCATGGGCGAATTGCGGCAGCTTGGCCGACAGGTCCTCCATGTTCTTGATGTCCTTGTCGATCAGGTCCTTCTGGGTGATCAGCGTCGGCGGCACGACGACGTTGTGGCCGGGATCTTCACCGGCGAGCAGCTGCGCCAGCGCGCGCACCGAGACCTGGCCGACGACGGCAGGGTTGGTGGCGGCGGTGGCGGCCCAGGCGCTGTCGGTCTCGCGCATGGCCGCGATGTCCGAGGTAGAGATGTCGGCGGAGTAGATCTTGATCTTCTTGTTCAGCCCCGCCTCGTCGACGGCGATCTTCACACCCTTGGCGAACTCGTCATAGGGCGCGAACATCACATTGATGTCGGGATGCGCCTGCAGCACCGAGCGCGCCTGGTTGGCGACCGAGTTGGCGATCGGGTTGTCGAGCGTGCCGAACATCGCGACTTCCTTGATGCCGGCATGTTTCTTCTTCACGTCGACCCAGGTCTCGTTGCGGCGGTCGAGCGGCGCGATGCCAGCGACATAGACATAGCCGGCGTTCCAGCTCTCGCCATTGTCCTTGACCGCCTGCTCGAGCGCCAGGCGCGCAAGGTCCTTGTCGGACTGTTCGATCTGCGGGATCTTGGGGTTTTCGACATTGACGTCGAAGGCGACGACCTTGATGCCGGCATCGACCGCGCGCTGGGCGGCGTCCTTCATCGATTCCGTCAGGCCGTGCTGGATGATGATGCCCTGCACGCCGAGTGCGATGGCCTGGTCGACCATGTCGGATTGAAGGGCGGCGTCCTGGCGGCTGTCGAGCACGCGCAGATCGATGCCGAGCGCCTTGGACTGGGACTCGACGCCCGAGAGATAGGCCTGGAAGAAATCGCCGGTCGAGAGATAGCGCACCAGCGCGATCTTGACGCCGGGCTTGTCGAACGGCGCCGGCTTGTCGGCGGCAAAGGCCGGGACCTGCATCAGCATTGTTGCGCCGGCCAATCCGAGCGCGACCTTCCCCAAAAGTCGTCTTGTGATGTTCACGTTCTTTCCTCCGTTTGTTGAACCCAAAACTGTCCCGGCAGCCATTCTATCTCCTGCCCCGGCCGGAAAGGGCGAAGGTAAAGACAAGGGCGACGACGAGAACCACGCCCTTGACGAAATCCTGCGTGTAGTAAGGCGCGTTCATCATCGTCAGGCCTTGCAGCAGGATGCCGACGAACAGCGCGCCGATGGCGGTGCCGAAGGCGTTCGGCTTGGCGGCGCCGAGCACCGCGTAGCCGATCAGCGCCGCGGCAACCGCATCGAGCAGCAGATTATTACCCGACGCGATGTCACCGCGTCCAAGCCGTGCGGCCAGCAAAATCCCGCCGATCGAGGCAAAAACTCCTGAAATGACGTAGGCCCAGATCTTGTATGCCTTGACAGGCGCGCCGGCGAGTTCGGCGGCCCGTTCATTGCTGCCCACGGCATACATCATGCGGCCGAAGCGTGTGTATTCGAGGAAGAACCAGATCAGCACGGCGAGCACGATCAGCACGACCACCGAGACCGGAATGAGGTTCGGGATGAAGAAGTCGAAGCGGTGGCGGCCGAGCGCCAGGAAGGCGTCGGAGAATTTGCCGTTGGCGACCGAGCCGTCCGGCATTGTCATACCGGTGGCGATGGAGCGTCCTTCAGTCGGGATGCGCTGCAAGCCGACGAGCAGGAACATCATGCCGAGCGTCGCCAGCAGATCGGGCACGCGCATATAGACGATCAGCCAGCCATTGATGAGGCCGACAAGGGCGCCGATGAGCAGGCAGATGAGGACAGCGACGACAACGTTCTGCTCCAGCACCACCATGACATAGGCAGCCGCCATCATGGCCGATGTGGCGACCGAGCCGATCGAGAGATCGAAGCCGCCGACAACCAGTGTGGCGGTGACGCCCAGCGCCAGCACGCCGGTGATGGCGACCGACTGGAAAATGAAGACGGCACTTTGCGGCGAGACGAACCCGTCGGCGGCGATGGCGAAATACGCGATCAGCCCGAACAGAAGCACGATGAACCCGTAGCGGATAGCGTAATCGCGCAGCGTCATTCAGCGCCCGCCGTCAATACCCAACTCAAACCCGTGCACTCCATTCCAACCCTCAGTTCTTCAATCATCGTGGCTCAGGCCGCACTGTGCAACGGCCCGCCCGCGACTTCGGCCAGCAGACGGTCGAGATCGACATCGGCGTTGCGGTGTTCGCCGACGATGGTCTGCTCGGACATCACCAATATGCGATCGGCCGTCTCCAGTGCCTCGTCGAGTTCGGTGACGAACAGCAGCGTGGCGCGGCCATTGGCGCTGGCCCTCAGCTTGGCGGCGATGTCGCGCCTGGCGGAGATATCGACGCCCTGGAACGGTTCGTCGAGAATGAACAATCGGGCGTCCTGCGCCATCCAGCGGGCCACCATCACCTTCTGCTGGTTGCCGCCCGACAGAGTGGTCATCTCGTCCTTCTCCGAGCGGCAGACGATGCCGAGATCCTCGATCTGCCGGCGGGCAATAGTGCGTTCAAGGCCGCGTTTGAGAACTGAAAAGCGCGACATGCGCTTGTGGAAGGGCAGGCTGATGTTTTCCTGGATGTTGAAGCCGCCGACGATGCCGTTTTCGCCACGGTCCTTGGCGACCAGAAACACGCCGGCGGCGATGGCTTCGCCGGTCGACGCGGGCGCATAGGGCTTGCCATATAAAGTCATCGTGCCGGACAGCGGCTTGCGCAGGCCGAACAGCGTCTCGGCGAGCGCTGTCTTGCCGACGCCGACGAGGCCGGTGATGGCAACGACCTCGCCGTCGCCGAGCGTCAGCGAGAATGGCCGGGCACCAGGGGCGATGCGCAAGGAATCGACGGTCAGGATCGGCTTGGCAGAACTCCTGGCTTCGATGCGGTCAAGATGGATCTTGCGGCCGAGCATGGCGTTAACGGCACCCTCATAGTCGAGAGGCTTGCTGTCGAAGACGCCTGAGATGACGCCATCGCGCATCGAGACGATGCGGTCGGCCAGCCGCCTGATATCCGACATGCGATGCGAGATGTAGAGGATGGCGACGCCCTGCTCGCGCAAGCGGTCGAGCAGCGCAAACAACCGGTCGGCCTCGGCGCTGGACAGCGACGAGGTCGGCTCGTCGAGGATCAGCACTTTCGGCTGGTGCGCCATGGCGCGCGCGATGGCCACCATCTGGCGATCGGCCAGCGACAGGTCGCTGATGCGGGCCTTGAGGTCGATGGCGAGCCCCATGCGGTCGGCCACCGCTTTGGCTTCGCGGCGCACCCGGCCGGGGTTGAACAGCAGCGGCGCGCCCTTGCCGGTCAACCGGTCGAGCGTCAGATTGGTGGCGACATCGAGATCGGCGACGACGCCGTCATTGATGTTTTGGTGCACGGTAACGACACCGGCGCGGATCGCCTCTGCCGGCGTGTTCGGCGCAAAGTTGCCGCCAGCGAGGTGCATGATGCCGCCGTCATGGTCGTAGACGCCGCTGATGATCTTGACGAGGGTGGACTTGCCGGCGCCGTTGGCGCCCATCAGCACGGTGATCTCACCGGCATGCAGTTCGAGCGAGACGCCGCCAAGCACCTCGATATGGCCGAAGGATTTCCTCAGCCCGTCCACGCGGAACACGGCATCATTGCCCATTCGTTCCTCCCTGACGATGACGCTATGGGCTACGTCATCAATTGTCAACTCGATTGACAATTGCCAGTCAGCTTCCTAGCTTGGCCTCACCGCCATCGCTCCACTATGATTGGAGCGAGCAAGCGGGAGGGTGAGGAATGACTGCGAAATTGCCGTTTGAAGCACTGTCGGTGGAGACGCTTGCAACGCGCCTCGGTACGAACGAAGCGCTGTGCGCCAAAATCGGCAAGGGCCCTTGGAAGGTGCGCGAGGTCGGCGACGGCAATCTGAACCTCGTCTTCATCGTCGAAGGCGGCTCGGGTGCGGCCGTGGTCAAGCAGGCCCTGCCCTATGTTCGCCTCGTCGGCGACAGCTGGCCGTTGCCGCTCAAACGCTCCTTCTTCGAGTATCACGCGCTGACGCGGCAAGAGGCGCGCGCGCCGGGCTCGGTGCCGGCGATCCTCCATTTCGACGAAGCCCAGGCGCTGATCATCATGGAATATCTGGCGCCGCCGCACATCATCCTGCGCCGTGCCCTGATCGACGGCCGCGAGTTGCCAAATATCGCCCGCGACATCGGCCTGTTCATGGCCCGCACTTTGTTCCGCGGCTCTGATCTCTCCATGCCCACCAAGGACCGCAAGGCCGACCTGGCGCTGTTTGCCGACAATGTCGAGCTCTGCGGCATCACCGAAGACCTGGTGTTTTCCGACCCATATTTCGATGCCAAGCTGAACCGGCACACCTCGCCGCAGCTCGACGGCCTGGTTGCCGAACTGCGCGCCGACCGCGACCTCAAGGTCGAAGCGCAGCGGCTGAAGCATATCTTCGCCGCCAACGCCGAGACGCTGCTGCATGGCGACCTGCATTCGGGCTCGATCATGGTCACCGACACCGAGACGCGGATGATCGATCCGGAGTTCGCCTTCTACGGTCCGATGGCCTTCGATGTAGGCATGCTGCTCGCCAATTTCTGGATGTCCTACTTCTCGCAGCGCGGCCATGAACACAAGGGCAAGCGTGACGCCATGCGTGCCTATCTGCTCGGGGTGACCAACGACACCTGGACGGTGTTCCGCGCCGAGTTCTCGCATCTATGGCGCACCGAGCGCACCGGCATGCTTTACCAGAAGAGCCTGTTCGAGGATCAGGGCGACATTCTCGCCTCGGAGCAGGCGCTCGACCATGTGCTGCACCAGATCTGGACCGACCTGCTCGGCTTTGCCGGCATCGAGGTGCACCGGCGCATCCTCGGCCTCGCCCACAATGCCGATTTCGAGACCATTGAAGACGAGGATCTGCGAGCCTCCTGCGAGGCCAAGGCGCTGAAATTCGGCCGTCACATCGCCGTCAACCGGCGCCAGATTCACGGCATGGACGAGGTCAATAATCTGGCCGCTTTGATCGAACGGGAGAGCAGGATTTGAACGTCGGCGAGCGCCACTACCGCACCATCTGGCTGAGCGACGACCAGCGTTCGGTCGAGATCATCGACCAGCGCTGGCTGCCGCACGAGTTCCGGGTCGAGACGATCGGGAGCGTTGCCGGCATCGCCACCGCGATCCGTGACATGTGGGTTCGTGGCGCGCCGCTGATCGGCGTCACCGCGGCCTACGGCGTCGCCATCCAGATGGCGGACGATCCGTCTGACGAAGCGCTCGACGCGGTCTGGGAGACGCTGCACAAGACGCGGCCGACTGCGATCAATCTACGCTGGGCGCTGGACGAGATGCGGCGGTTCCTAAGGCCGATCGTATTGGGACAGCGCGCGGAGGCGGCCTATAAGCGCGCTGCCGAAATCGCCGACGAGGATGTCGATCTCAATCGCGCCATCGGCGAGAACGGGCTTGCCATCATCAAGGAGATCGCGGCACGCAAGAAGCCGGGCGAGCCGGTCAACATCCTCACCCATTGCAACGCCGGTTGGCTGGCGACGGTCGATTACGGCACCGCCACGTCGCCGATCTATCTCGCCGTCGAGGCCGGCATTCCGGTCCATGTCTATGTCGACGAGACGCGCCCGCGCAACCAGGGCGCCCAGCTGACCGCCTGGGAGATGGCCGGCCACGGCGTGCCGCACACGCTGATCGTCGACAATGCCGGCGGCCATCTGATGCAGCGTGGCGCGGTCGACATGGTGATCGTGGGCACCGACCGCACCACGGCCAATGGCGACGTCTGCAACAAGATCGGCACCTATCTCAAGGCGCTCGCCGCCTCCGATAATGAGGTGCCCTTCTACGTCGCTCTGCCCTCGCCGACCATCGACTGGACGGTGGGTGATGGCCTCACCGAAATCCCGATCGAGGAACGCTCCGGTGACGAGGTGTCGCTGGTCTGGGGCAAGACGGCGGACGGCAAGATCGCGCAGGTTCGGGTTTCGCCCGAAGCGACGCCGGCGGCCAATCCGGCGTTCGATGTGACGCCGGCACGGCTGGTGACGGGGCTGATCACCGAGCGCGGTGTGGCCAAGGCTTCGCGCGAAGGGTTGAAGGCGATGTTCCCCGAACGCGGATAATCTCCCCCCTTGAGGGGGAGATGTCGCCAAAGGCGACAGAGGGGGTCGGCGCGTCCTGACGCGACCTCCCAGCACCGACAGATGATGCTAGCGCTCCAGTCGAACCGACCCCCTCTGGCCTGCCGGCCATCTCCCCCTCAATGGGGGAGATTAGCGCCTCACCGGCTGGCTACCGGATTTCAGCCCTGCAACAAGAATTGCGGCCTCGATGGCCGCTGACGGTTGCGGTTCTGGCGAAATCCGGCCAGAAGCATCTAGGCCGGCAATCGGCCGGCCCGCGACGTTGCGCTTGAAACCAGATACGGGAGACTATTGGGTGGCTCGCATAACACTGAGACAATTGCTCGATCACGCCGCCGAGTACGGCTACGGCGTACCCGCTTTCAACATGAACAATATGGAACAGGGCCTCGCCATCATGGAGGCGGCCGAGGAGACCAAGTCGCCGGTCATCCTGCAGGCAAGCCGCGGCGCCCGCGCCTACGCCAATGATGTGGTGCTGGCCAAGCTGATCGACGCGCTGGTCGAAATCCACCCCGACATCCCGGTCTGCATGCATCTCGACCATGGCAACAACGAAGCCACCTGCGTCACCGCCATCCAGTACGGCTTCACCTCGGTGATGATGGACGGCTCGCTGAAAGAGGACGGCAAGACGCCGGCCGACTATGCCTACAATTCCGGAATCACCCGGCGCGTCGTCGACATGGCGCATTGGGGCGGCGTGTCGGTGGAAGGCGAGATCGGTGTGCTCGGTTCGCTTGAGAGCGGCGGCGGCGAGCAGGAAGACGGCCACGGCGTCGAAGGCGCCATCAGCCACGACCAGCTCTTGACCGACCCAGTGCAGGCGGTCGAATTCGTCAAGGACACCCATGTCGATGCGCTGGCTGTCGCCATGGGCACCAGCCACGGCGCCTACAAATTCTCGCGCAAGCCGGACGGCGCGGTGCTGGCGATGAACGTCATCGAGGAAATCCACCGCCGCCTGCCCAACATGCATCTGGTGATGCACGGCTCGTCCTCAGTGCCCGAGGACCTGCAGGAAATCATCAATAGATATGGCGGCCAGATGAAGCCGACCTGGGGCGTGCCGGTGGAAGAGATCCAGCGCGGCATCAAGCACGGCGTGC
This region of Mesorhizobium sp. C432A genomic DNA includes:
- a CDS encoding bifunctional aldolase/short-chain dehydrogenase; protein product: MKNLWNDGDAERLVADYAKKGVARDLALRVYTTRLLGGEPRLVLHGGGNTSCKTKATDLVGDEWDVLCVKGSGWDMGVIEPQGLPAVKLGALLKARALASLADEDMVALQRANLIDPASPNPSVETLLHAFLPHKFVDHTHSTAILAIVDQADSKPLIKTVFGDKMGYVPYIKPGFDLAKVAADVYDADPSVEGLILDKHGIFTFGDAAKQAYDRMIHYVNVAEDYVAKNGKPKAAKAALPAKLATPAAIAPMLRGAVAVARGEGRFDRMISDFRTSDAIVDFINSAGIADYAGRGVSTPDLSIRIKTGPMAVPAPDADKIGDYKAVIKSHVDAFANDYRAYFETNDALDDVQRTMLDPMPRLTLVPGLGMFGHGRTLKDAKIASDVGEMWIEAVRGAEAVGSFHPLSKADLFPLEYWSLEQAKLASNKPKPLTGQVVLITGGAGAIGAATAKLFAANGAHAVVVDLDAARAAEAAKAAGNNSIGVGADITNPAELRAAFDKAVAVYGGVDILVSNAGAAWEGRIGELDDALLRKSFELNFFAHQSAAQNAVRIMLEQGTGGVLLFNTSKQAVNPGPKFGAYGVPKAATLFLSRQYALDYGAHGIRSNAVNADRIRSGLLTDAMIASRSGARGVSEKEYMSGNLLGQEVTAEDVAQAFLHQALAERTTADVTTVDGGNIAAALR
- a CDS encoding sugar ABC transporter ATP-binding protein → MGNDAVFRVDGLRKSFGHIEVLGGVSLELHAGEITVLMGANGAGKSTLVKIISGVYDHDGGIMHLAGGNFAPNTPAEAIRAGVVTVHQNINDGVVADLDVATNLTLDRLTGKGAPLLFNPGRVRREAKAVADRMGLAIDLKARISDLSLADRQMVAIARAMAHQPKVLILDEPTSSLSSAEADRLFALLDRLREQGVAILYISHRMSDIRRLADRIVSMRDGVISGVFDSKPLDYEGAVNAMLGRKIHLDRIEARSSAKPILTVDSLRIAPGARPFSLTLGDGEVVAITGLVGVGKTALAETLFGLRKPLSGTMTLYGKPYAPASTGEAIAAGVFLVAKDRGENGIVGGFNIQENISLPFHKRMSRFSVLKRGLERTIARRQIEDLGIVCRSEKDEMTTLSGGNQQKVMVARWMAQDARLFILDEPFQGVDISARRDIAAKLRASANGRATLLFVTELDEALETADRILVMSEQTIVGEHRNADVDLDRLLAEVAGGPLHSAA
- a CDS encoding ABC transporter permease, coding for MTLRDYAIRYGFIVLLFGLIAYFAIAADGFVSPQSAVFIFQSVAITGVLALGVTATLVVGGFDLSIGSVATSAMMAAAYVMVVLEQNVVVAVLICLLIGALVGLINGWLIVYMRVPDLLATLGMMFLLVGLQRIPTEGRSIATGMTMPDGSVANGKFSDAFLALGRHRFDFFIPNLIPVSVVVLIVLAVLIWFFLEYTRFGRMMYAVGSNERAAELAGAPVKAYKIWAYVISGVFASIGGILLAARLGRGDIASGNNLLLDAVAAALIGYAVLGAAKPNAFGTAIGALFVGILLQGLTMMNAPYYTQDFVKGVVLVVALVFTFALSGRGRR
- the mtnK gene encoding S-methyl-5-thioribose kinase, with protein sequence MTAKLPFEALSVETLATRLGTNEALCAKIGKGPWKVREVGDGNLNLVFIVEGGSGAAVVKQALPYVRLVGDSWPLPLKRSFFEYHALTRQEARAPGSVPAILHFDEAQALIIMEYLAPPHIILRRALIDGRELPNIARDIGLFMARTLFRGSDLSMPTKDRKADLALFADNVELCGITEDLVFSDPYFDAKLNRHTSPQLDGLVAELRADRDLKVEAQRLKHIFAANAETLLHGDLHSGSIMVTDTETRMIDPEFAFYGPMAFDVGMLLANFWMSYFSQRGHEHKGKRDAMRAYLLGVTNDTWTVFRAEFSHLWRTERTGMLYQKSLFEDQGDILASEQALDHVLHQIWTDLLGFAGIEVHRRILGLAHNADFETIEDEDLRASCEAKALKFGRHIAVNRRQIHGMDEVNNLAALIERESRI
- a CDS encoding type II toxin-antitoxin system ParD family antitoxin, which produces MRTLTISLTAQQIARLQSAIEGGGYASNSEIVRDALRLWEQREELRTLELQHLKRAYADGMGSGKPVAVDHTEFIRSLKAERRARG
- a CDS encoding type II toxin-antitoxin system RelE/ParE family toxin, whose amino-acid sequence is MASHRLTPRASQDLRDIWHTIAADNEKAADRLLMRIFERLELAAQHPKMGSARPELSATARVLVEDRYIIIYEPQPDGVIAVAIVPGMRDPDHWL
- the mtnA gene encoding S-methyl-5-thioribose-1-phosphate isomerase, whose translation is MNVGERHYRTIWLSDDQRSVEIIDQRWLPHEFRVETIGSVAGIATAIRDMWVRGAPLIGVTAAYGVAIQMADDPSDEALDAVWETLHKTRPTAINLRWALDEMRRFLRPIVLGQRAEAAYKRAAEIADEDVDLNRAIGENGLAIIKEIAARKKPGEPVNILTHCNAGWLATVDYGTATSPIYLAVEAGIPVHVYVDETRPRNQGAQLTAWEMAGHGVPHTLIVDNAGGHLMQRGAVDMVIVGTDRTTANGDVCNKIGTYLKALAASDNEVPFYVALPSPTIDWTVGDGLTEIPIEERSGDEVSLVWGKTADGKIAQVRVSPEATPAANPAFDVTPARLVTGLITERGVAKASREGLKAMFPERG
- the fba gene encoding class II fructose-bisphosphate aldolase (catalyzes the reversible aldol condensation of dihydroxyacetonephosphate and glyceraldehyde 3-phosphate in the Calvin cycle, glycolysis, and/or gluconeogenesis); amino-acid sequence: MARITLRQLLDHAAEYGYGVPAFNMNNMEQGLAIMEAAEETKSPVILQASRGARAYANDVVLAKLIDALVEIHPDIPVCMHLDHGNNEATCVTAIQYGFTSVMMDGSLKEDGKTPADYAYNSGITRRVVDMAHWGGVSVEGEIGVLGSLESGGGEQEDGHGVEGAISHDQLLTDPVQAVEFVKDTHVDALAVAMGTSHGAYKFSRKPDGAVLAMNVIEEIHRRLPNMHLVMHGSSSVPEDLQEIINRYGGQMKPTWGVPVEEIQRGIKHGVRKINIDTDNRMALTGAIRKVLTENPSEFDPRKYLTPAMAAMRKLCKERFEQFGTAGNAQKIKPLPVAEMAKRYKSGSLDPKFG
- a CDS encoding substrate-binding domain-containing protein — its product is MNITRRLLGKVALGLAGATMLMQVPAFAADKPAPFDKPGVKIALVRYLSTGDFFQAYLSGVESQSKALGIDLRVLDSRQDAALQSDMVDQAIALGVQGIIIQHGLTESMKDAAQRAVDAGIKVVAFDVNVENPKIPQIEQSDKDLARLALEQAVKDNGESWNAGYVYVAGIAPLDRRNETWVDVKKKHAGIKEVAMFGTLDNPIANSVANQARSVLQAHPDINVMFAPYDEFAKGVKIAVDEAGLNKKIKIYSADISTSDIAAMRETDSAWAATAATNPAVVGQVSVRALAQLLAGEDPGHNVVVPPTLITQKDLIDKDIKNMEDLSAKLPQFAHADVAMPAWMPNPNAK